The following coding sequences are from one Granulicella aggregans window:
- the rlmN gene encoding 23S rRNA (adenine(2503)-C(2))-methyltransferase RlmN: MEQSAINLASVGKALFGKTLAELQELVGGLGLTKYRATQIFEALYKGRVESLAEITTLPIEVRDRLAAEGYVVGRPKIAQTATSIDGTERYLMRMDDGETVETVWMPEGDGGERGDGSEAAAEEAGEVDLIEIGGEDEANAGILPLRQAQGQNDGNSIVRPPAARKRFQDVGTLEKSGYRRATICISSQVGCAVNCQFCLTAKLGIKRNLTAGEIAGQVASVLARQGIKVGQDRINLVYMGMGEPFLNYDAFMDSVRLLSGAMGIPESRMTVSTSGIEPAIRRFAQESVRPKLALSLNASNDKVRAEVMPITRKWNIAALLEAVDTIPLGKREYVTFEYVLLGGVNDRPEHAREVLALLGGTKAKVNLIVWNPGPGIAYHQPTPEDVAIFQKMLIDGGLPTYIRRPRGRDIYAACGQLKRTVAEESGLVEIAAAR; the protein is encoded by the coding sequence ATGGAGCAGTCGGCAATAAATTTGGCATCTGTTGGCAAGGCTCTCTTCGGGAAGACGCTGGCGGAGTTGCAGGAGCTGGTGGGAGGCCTCGGGCTGACGAAGTATCGGGCGACTCAGATCTTTGAGGCGCTCTACAAGGGGCGTGTCGAGTCGCTGGCGGAGATTACAACGCTGCCGATTGAAGTTCGCGATCGGCTGGCGGCTGAAGGCTATGTCGTGGGTCGCCCGAAGATTGCGCAGACGGCGACGTCGATCGACGGAACCGAACGCTACCTGATGCGGATGGACGACGGCGAGACCGTCGAGACCGTATGGATGCCCGAAGGTGATGGCGGCGAGCGCGGGGATGGAAGCGAAGCCGCTGCGGAGGAGGCCGGTGAGGTTGATCTGATTGAGATTGGTGGCGAAGATGAAGCCAATGCGGGGATTCTTCCCCTTCGGCAAGCTCAGGGGCAGAATGACGGCAATTCTATTGTCCGCCCCCCAGCTGCGAGGAAGAGGTTTCAGGACGTTGGGACGTTGGAGAAGAGTGGCTACCGGCGCGCGACCATCTGCATCTCGAGCCAGGTGGGGTGCGCGGTCAACTGCCAGTTCTGCCTGACGGCGAAGCTGGGGATCAAGCGCAACCTGACGGCTGGCGAGATCGCGGGGCAGGTTGCCTCGGTGTTGGCGCGGCAGGGAATCAAGGTGGGTCAGGACCGGATCAACCTGGTCTACATGGGCATGGGCGAGCCCTTCCTGAACTACGACGCGTTTATGGATAGCGTGCGGCTGCTGAGCGGGGCGATGGGGATTCCGGAGTCGCGGATGACGGTCTCAACCAGCGGCATTGAGCCGGCGATCCGCCGATTTGCGCAGGAGAGTGTGAGGCCCAAGCTGGCGCTTTCGCTCAATGCCTCAAACGACAAGGTCCGCGCCGAGGTGATGCCGATTACGCGCAAGTGGAACATCGCGGCCCTGCTCGAAGCGGTCGATACGATTCCGCTCGGCAAACGGGAGTATGTCACCTTCGAATATGTTCTGCTTGGCGGGGTGAATGACCGGCCCGAGCATGCGCGGGAGGTACTGGCACTGCTCGGAGGGACGAAGGCGAAGGTCAATCTCATCGTCTGGAATCCCGGGCCGGGAATTGCGTATCATCAGCCGACGCCGGAAGACGTGGCGATCTTTCAGAAGATGCTGATCGATGGCGGGTTGCCGACGTACATCCGCAGACCGCGCGGGCGGGACATCTACGCCGCGTGCGGGCAGTTGAAGCGAACGGTAGCCGAGGAGTCTGGTTTGGTAGAGATTGCGGCGGCGCGATAA
- a CDS encoding glycosyltransferase family protein, with protein MPTFTTPKMRRTVNVAMAVMVFTASAILFSTPLRVQGNLLGYAQDDFYYYLVVARNLARGLGSTFDGVTPTNGYHPLYLLLLWGISLLAKSLRGVFWWLAVLDTLSATAIFLAARALFARVLRRVWLENALALIILTRCRITLCEQMEVTLALPLAILFFVLLDRSPETVSTRQWAGIGLLASLLVLARLDAILLVGLCGGFALIVPRYRAGLTIAKVAAFLAGLMPLLVAYVVLNKVVFHRLMPISGAAKQLETGHSFAWHALKLSLTPDMTQMFFFAALGLVLFPAFWGRLAPAQRVVYLAGLSFPFVHWSLNLWLSDWQLWPWYSYSIRISLVVVLAMAGTACLRYSEQRWWQTAELILFAAAVFLLVSKPYSVGGFMMDTANAATRISEFTAAHPGRYAMGDRAGMAGYLSSQPILQTEGLMMDGAYLAHIRRQDPLEDVLKIYGVDYYIAFEEKNGDGGHMGANGCYQAKEPAQAGSHSPVMRGVFCQPSEMEISAPSGQTRIFDLRQP; from the coding sequence ATGCCTACGTTCACGACTCCTAAGATGAGGCGAACGGTGAATGTGGCCATGGCGGTGATGGTCTTCACCGCTTCGGCGATCCTGTTCTCCACCCCCCTGCGGGTGCAGGGGAACCTGCTCGGCTACGCGCAGGACGACTTTTACTACTACCTGGTGGTCGCCCGAAACCTGGCACGCGGACTCGGTTCGACCTTCGATGGCGTCACTCCGACGAATGGATACCATCCTCTCTATCTTTTGCTGTTGTGGGGCATTTCGCTCCTGGCGAAGTCGCTCCGAGGGGTCTTTTGGTGGCTCGCAGTCCTCGATACGCTGAGTGCGACCGCCATCTTTCTGGCGGCCCGGGCGCTGTTCGCTCGTGTGTTGCGCCGCGTCTGGCTGGAGAACGCCCTTGCTTTGATCATCCTGACGCGATGCAGAATTACGCTTTGCGAGCAGATGGAAGTCACGCTGGCTCTGCCGCTCGCGATCCTCTTTTTCGTCCTCCTTGACCGCTCGCCGGAGACCGTCTCGACACGCCAATGGGCCGGCATCGGGCTTCTAGCGTCGCTCCTGGTGCTCGCGCGACTTGATGCGATTCTGCTTGTGGGGCTTTGCGGTGGCTTCGCGCTGATCGTTCCGCGATACCGCGCAGGACTGACTATCGCCAAGGTCGCCGCTTTTCTGGCTGGCCTGATGCCGCTCCTGGTCGCCTACGTTGTACTCAACAAGGTGGTGTTTCACCGGCTGATGCCGATCTCCGGTGCAGCGAAGCAGTTGGAGACGGGCCACTCCTTCGCCTGGCATGCGTTGAAGCTGTCGCTTACCCCCGACATGACGCAGATGTTCTTCTTCGCGGCCTTGGGGCTGGTGCTGTTTCCGGCTTTCTGGGGCAGGCTGGCTCCTGCGCAGCGGGTGGTCTATCTCGCTGGGTTGTCGTTTCCGTTTGTGCATTGGTCGCTGAATCTGTGGCTCAGTGACTGGCAACTCTGGCCGTGGTACTCGTACAGCATCCGGATCTCTCTCGTGGTCGTCCTCGCGATGGCGGGAACTGCTTGTCTGCGATACTCCGAGCAGCGCTGGTGGCAGACGGCGGAGCTCATACTCTTCGCCGCCGCGGTCTTTCTGCTGGTCTCGAAGCCCTACTCCGTGGGCGGATTCATGATGGATACGGCGAACGCCGCTACCAGAATCAGCGAGTTTACGGCCGCGCATCCCGGTCGCTACGCCATGGGCGACCGTGCCGGCATGGCCGGATACCTGAGCAGCCAGCCCATCCTGCAGACCGAGGGCCTGATGATGGATGGCGCGTATCTTGCCCACATCAGGCGTCAAGACCCGTTGGAAGATGTGTTGAAGATCTATGGGGTCGACTACTACATCGCCTTCGAAGAGAAGAATGGGGACGGGGGCCATATGGGGGCCAATGGCTGCTATCAGGCCAAGGAACCGGCGCAGGCGGGCAGCCACTCACCTGTCATGCGCGGGGTCTTCTGCCAGCCTTCGGAGATGGAGATCTCCGCGCCAAGCGGCCAGACCCGCATCTTCGATCTGCGCCAGCCCTGA
- a CDS encoding M16 family metallopeptidase has protein sequence MSATLTPPAPSVSAPRNIRRTVLPNGLLVLTESIEHVRSISMGVWINSGARDETVAQNGISHFVEHMVFKGTTSRSAQQLAREVDTIGGNLDAFTGKETVGFTIKALDEHLNPALDVLSDLVLHPTFTPEDITREQGVILEEIKMDEDNPDYLVHETFTQNFWKNDALGRPILGTVKTVSSFDQQTVFDFYASRFIPSNMVFSAAGHLDHDSFVEQVAQQFSSLAASTDTPFIRHDAPPATPHITLKRKKSLEQVQFCLGVPAPRVSDEQRYGIYLLNTMLGGGMSSRLFQTVREDHGLAYSIYSEMNPFRDTGSLCVYAGTSIDKTDRLLRLTLDELRRLKEVTVSEAELKRAKDQLKSNIVLGLESSGSRMANLARQQMYFGRFFGVDEITEEIEAVTPADVQAIAQNLFVPEKMALTLLGNLGTLKIERKDLAC, from the coding sequence ATGTCCGCAACGCTTACCCCGCCCGCGCCCTCCGTATCCGCTCCCCGCAACATCCGCCGCACCGTCCTTCCAAACGGCCTGCTCGTTCTGACCGAATCCATCGAGCATGTGCGCAGCATCTCGATGGGGGTGTGGATCAACTCGGGAGCGCGTGACGAGACCGTCGCCCAGAACGGCATCTCCCACTTCGTCGAACACATGGTCTTCAAAGGAACGACCTCGCGCTCCGCCCAGCAGCTCGCCCGCGAAGTCGATACCATCGGCGGCAATCTCGATGCCTTCACCGGCAAGGAGACCGTCGGCTTCACCATCAAGGCGCTCGATGAACACTTAAACCCAGCTCTCGATGTTCTCTCAGATCTTGTTCTTCACCCAACATTTACACCCGAAGACATTACGCGTGAGCAGGGCGTCATCCTGGAAGAGATCAAGATGGACGAGGACAATCCCGACTACCTGGTCCACGAGACCTTTACCCAGAACTTCTGGAAGAACGACGCTTTGGGACGACCGATTTTAGGTACGGTCAAGACCGTGTCCAGCTTCGACCAGCAGACCGTCTTCGACTTCTACGCGAGCCGCTTCATCCCCAGCAACATGGTCTTCTCCGCGGCCGGACATCTTGACCACGACTCCTTTGTCGAACAGGTAGCCCAGCAGTTCAGCTCCCTGGCTGCCAGCACCGACACCCCCTTCATCCGCCACGATGCCCCGCCCGCAACCCCGCACATTACGCTGAAGCGGAAGAAGTCGCTTGAGCAGGTGCAGTTCTGCCTGGGCGTGCCAGCACCTAGAGTATCGGATGAGCAACGCTATGGTATCTATCTGCTGAATACAATGTTAGGCGGCGGCATGAGCAGCCGCCTCTTCCAAACTGTCCGCGAGGACCACGGCCTCGCCTACTCCATCTACTCGGAGATGAATCCCTTCCGCGATACTGGCTCACTCTGTGTCTACGCCGGAACCTCGATCGACAAGACCGACCGACTGCTCCGGCTCACTCTCGACGAACTCCGCCGTCTTAAGGAAGTCACAGTCAGCGAGGCAGAGTTGAAGCGCGCCAAAGATCAGCTCAAGAGCAACATCGTCCTTGGCCTGGAAAGTTCAGGCAGCCGCATGGCGAACCTCGCCCGGCAGCAGATGTACTTTGGCCGTTTTTTCGGCGTCGACGAGATCACCGAAGAGATTGAGGCGGTCACTCCCGCCGATGTCCAGGCCATCGCCCAGAACCTCTTTGTTCCAGAAAAGATGGCGCTGACACTTCTAGGTAACCTTGGGACGCTGAAGATAGAGCGCAAAGACCTCGCCTGCTGA
- a CDS encoding prepilin-type N-terminal cleavage/methylation domain-containing protein — protein sequence MNIAEIRKTSRSTSRSLEAGFTLIELLIVMSVMLILMTLGIPQLLKLRKSANETSAIQSLRTIENAELQYNSAYPANGFACTLPALGGDPKSGAPSAQGAQLIENALATGQKAGYTFTITCGGKVTVNNQDQFSSFEVTAVPTSVGKTGDRGFCADENNLIRFDPAGATNCTQPIQ from the coding sequence ATGAACATCGCAGAGATTCGAAAGACATCGCGCTCTACATCGCGTTCCCTGGAAGCCGGATTCACCCTCATCGAGCTCCTCATCGTTATGTCGGTCATGCTGATCCTGATGACGCTCGGCATCCCGCAGCTGCTGAAGCTGCGCAAGTCGGCGAACGAGACCTCGGCGATCCAGTCTCTACGCACGATTGAGAATGCTGAACTACAGTACAACTCCGCGTATCCGGCCAACGGATTTGCCTGCACGCTGCCCGCGCTCGGCGGCGATCCCAAGTCCGGCGCGCCGTCGGCTCAGGGCGCACAGTTGATCGAGAACGCCTTGGCGACCGGCCAGAAGGCGGGATACACCTTCACCATCACCTGCGGCGGCAAGGTCACCGTCAACAACCAGGACCAGTTCAGCTCCTTTGAGGTGACCGCTGTCCCGACCTCAGTGGGTAAGACCGGCGATCGCGGCTTCTGCGCCGACGAGAATAACCTGATCCGCTTCGACCCAGCCGGCGCGACGAACTGCACCCAGCCCATTCAGTAA